GGGCTTCGATCATCGGTGGTGCCCCTTCCTGGATGTCATGACGCCACACTATTGTCCCCCGATGACACCGGCGCCGGTCCGGCGGATGATTCCGCCGGCGGCCCTCCCCTCGGGTGGGGGAGGGGGAGTCATCCGTTCGGATGAGATCGGATCCGCGCGCGGTGTGCCCACGGCGAACACGCTCGATTATCTGTGACTTCCCAGGTTTCGGACATAAGATGGCCCCGGCACACGACCAGGAGGAGACCTCGATGGCCAACCCCTATTTCACGTCCAACGCGAACTTCGGCAAGTCCACCCCGAACTACCCGATCGGGGAGTCGCCGTACGCCCAACAGCAGGTCGGCACCATCGGCCAGGACCAGCAGTTCGGCCAGGTCCAGCAGTCGTTCTACGGCCCGGCCGCGACCGCGCGCCAGACCGGCCGGATGACCATCGACGACGTGATCGTCAAGTCCGCGCTCGTGATCGGCACCGTGGTGCTCGCGGCGATCGCCTCGTGGCAGCTCGTGCCGGCGTCCATGGCGATGCCCGTGCTGTGGGGTGGCCTCATCCTCGGGCTCGTGCTCGGCCTGGTCAACGCCTTCAAGAAGGAGCCCTCACCGGCGCTCATCATGGGCTACGCGGTGGCGGAGGGGGTGTTCCTCGGTCTCATCTCGCGGGTCTACGCCGCGAACTGGGAGGGCATCGTGATGCAGGCGATCATCGCCACGTTCATCACGTTCGCCGTCTGCTTCGTGCTCTTCAAGACCCGGATCGTCAAGGTCACCGGCAAGTTCGCCAAGATCGCCGTCTACGCCACCATCGCGTACGCCGCCTTCTGCATGATCAACCTCGGCGTCATGGTCTTCGCCCCCGGCGCGTTCGGCCCGTGGGGGCTGCGCAGCGGCCTCATGGGGCTGCTCATCGGTGCGATCGCCGTGGTGCTCGCGTCGATGAACCTCATCATGGACTTCGACCAGATCGAGCGCGGCGTGCGCAACGGGGTCGACCGCAAGTACGCCTGGTCCGCGGCGTTCGGCCTGACCGTCACCCTCGTCTGGCTCTACCTCGAGTTCCTGCGGCTGCTCGCGATCCTCAACCGCAACTGACGCGCCCGAGGCTCCTCCCGACACAGGCTGACGCGGTGGGGCTCAAGCCCGCGCGTCTTCGGCCGGCGCCGTTCCCGAACGGCGCCGGTCGTCCCATGTCCCGGGCCGCTCTCCTCTAGAGTGTGCTCGAGTAGCGCCCCGACCCGGAGGATGACCATGAGCGAGTCCACGCCCACCCTGCCCAGCGCCACCGGCGACTTCGGCGACAAGCCCGAACTGACCTTCCCCGCAGCCGCGCCGCCCGAGGAGCTCGTGGTCGAGGTGCTCACCGCCGGCTCCGGCCTCACGGTCGAGTCGGGCCAGACCATCGAGGTGAACTACTTCGGCCAGATCTGGGGCGGGCGGGTCTTCGACAACTCCTACGACCGGGGCTCCTCGATCGAGTTCCCGATCGGCATGGGCGTCGTCATCCACGGGTGGGACGCCGGCCTCGTGGGCCGCGCGATCGGCTCGCGGCTGCTGCTGAGCATCCCGCCGCACGACGGCTACGGTCCCGGCGGCGCGCCGCGGGCCGGCATCGGCGGCGACGACACCCTCGTGTTCGTCGTCGACATCCTCGGCTCCCACTGAGCCGAGGCGCGCCGAGGTGCGCCGGACCCCCTACGCGCCCGCGGGCGGGCGCACGTCGCGCTGGGCCGGCAGCTCGTCCTGGCGCAGGATCCCGACCGGGCAGGTCATGCCGTTCGGACCGTGGTTGCAGTAGCCGTTCGGGTTCTTCTCCAGGTACTGCTGGTGATACCCCTCGGCCGGATAGAACGGGCCCGCGTCCGCGGCCGGGCGCAACTCCGTGGTGATGTCGGGGTGGCCGTGCTCGCGCACCACGGCGTTGAACGCCTCGCGGCTCGCGCGCACGAGTTCCTCGTCTCCCGCCCCACTCCAGTAGATCGCCGATCGGTACTGCGTGCCCCGGTCGTTGCCCTGCCGGAATCCCTGCGTGGGGTCGTGGTTCTCCCAGAACTCCCGCAGGATCCGTTCGAGGCCCACCCGCGCCGGATCGTAGGCGACGAGCACCGCCTCGGTGTGCCCGGTGCGGCCGGTGCAGACCTCCTCGTAGGTCGGGTTCGGCGTGTGCCCGCCCGCATAGCCGACCGCCGTTCCCACGACGCCGTCCAGGCGCCAGAAGATGCGCTCGGCTCCCCAGAAGCAGCCCATGGCGAGCACGACGGTCCGCGTGCCCTCCGGCCACGGGCCGAGCAGCGGCGTCCCCAGGACGATATTTGCCCGTGGCACGGGGAACGCGGCCTCCGCGCGCCCCGGGAGGGCGTCCGAAGGACTGACGAGTCGGGTGGCGCGGGTGGCGAACATGGCATTCCTCCGTGGGTCGGTCATCGGTCACAACAGGACGGCACCCGGGTTTCTTCCCGCGCCACGCCCGCCGCGCCCCGCCGCTCCATAGCGCGGATCGGCGTCGAACCCACATAGACTCACCGCTATGACCTCGCCCCCCGACGGGAACCCCCAGCGGGCCGATGACGATCTCACGGCCCGGAGCAGGACAGTGACCACGCGGATCGAGCCCGAGCCCGAGGACCCGGTGGGGGAGGTGCCGCCGGAGTCGCTCGTCACCGACGTCGAGCTGCGCCCGGATCCGCCGCGGGCCGCCGGGCCGGTGCCTCGGGCCGTGCGGGCGAGCGCGTCCTGGTCGTGGCGGTTCATCGTGATCGTCGCGGCCGCGGCGCTGCTGGTGTACTTCGCGGTCCAGCTCAAGACCGTCGTGGTGCCCGTCATGGTCGCGGCGCTGGTCGCGGCCCTGCTGCTGCCGGTCGTGCGCTTCCTCTCCGACCGGCTCCGCTTCCCCCAGGCCCTCGCCTCGCTCACGGCGATGGTCGCGGCCCTCGCCGTCGCCGGCGGCCTGATCACGCTGGCCGGGGCGTCGATCGCCACCGGCATGGGGCAACTGGGGGCGAAGGCCTTCGACGGCTTCCACGAGGCCCTGCGGTGGCTGAGCGAGGGGCCGCTCGGCCTCGACGAGGACCAGATCAACGCCTGGGTCGACCAGCTGGGCAGTCAGCTGAGCAGCAACGCCGACAAGATCCTCTCCGGCGCGCTGTCGGTCACGAGCTCGGTCGGACACGTGGCGGCGGGCGCGCTCATCGCGCTGTTCTGCCTGTTCTTCTTCCTCAAGGACGGGCGCGGGATCTGGATGTGGGTCGTCGGCCTGTTCCCGCGGAACGCGCGCGAGCGTGTGGACGGCGCCGCGTTGCGTTCCTGGGGCAGCCTCGCCTCGTACACCCGCACCCAGATCATGGTCGCCTTCGTGGACGCGCTCGGCATCGGGATCGGGGCGGCGATCCTCGGGGTACCGCTCGCCCTGCCGCTCGCGGTGCTCGTCTTCCTCGGCTCGTTCATCCCGATCGTCGGTGCGATCCTCACCGGCGCGATCGCCGTGCTCGTGGCGCTCGTCGACCAGGGATTCGGCACCGCCCTCGTCATGCTCGCGATCGTGCTCGGGGTGCAGCAGGCCGAGTCGAACCTGCTGCAGCCGATGCTCATGAGCCGGGCCCTGAGCCTTCACCCGGTCGGGGTGCTGCTCGCGGTCGCCACGGGCACCCTCGTCGGCGGGATCGTCGGCGCGCTCTTCGCGGTCCCGATCGTCGCCGTCGTCAACACGGCCCTCAACTACCTCCACGGCCGCGATCCGCTGCCGCCCTCGCGGCGGGAGGTCGTCGCGGAGATGACCCGGCGATGGCGGGTCACGCGCGGGAGCGCCTGAGCCGGGTCCACCGGGTTCGCCCGGCCGAACGACGACGGCCCCCCGGCGATCGCCGGGGGGCCGTCGCGCCGCAGTGCCGCCGTCTCGGGCGGCCGGCGTGCTCAGCTCGGAGCAGGGTCACTCACGGAACGGCTTGACCTTCCCGATCTCGACCGTCATCGACCGGCCGGTCGGGGTCTGGTACACGACCGTGTCGCCGGTGGCCCGGCCCACGATCGCCTTGCCCAGGGGGGAGGAGGCGGAGTAGACGTCCAGGTCGGTCGTGTCGCCGGCGACCTCGCGGGAACCGAGCAGGAAAGTCATCTTCTCGCCCCCGACGGTCGCGTGCACGACCATGCCGGACTCGACGATGCCGTCGTCCGGGGGAGCCTCGCCGACCTCGGCGTGGCGCAGGATCTGCTCCAGCTGCCGGATGCGCGCCTCCTGGCGGCCCTGTTCCTCGCGGGCGGCGTGGTATCCGCCGTTCTCCTTGAGGTCGCCTTCCTCGCGGGCGGCCTCGATCTTGTCGGCGATCTCCGTCCGACCGTCGCCCGTGAGGTGGTCGTATTCGCCCTTGAGCCGGTCGAAGGCCTCCTGGGTGAGCCAGGTGGTGGATTCGGACATGACGCCTCCTTCATCTATCGCTTGGTTCCCGGCTGCGCGTGCAGCCATGGACACGCGGGAGCGTCTCACCGCTCCCGGCTGCCGCCGCTGCATCCCCTGCGCCGGGGCGGTGGGGGTAAATTCCAAGAATAGCAACGATGCCGTGCGGATGCGTAGTGGCCGGCGCCGCGCGCGTGTGTGCAGCGGGCGGGAGTGCCCGGCTTCGTCTCGCCGATGGGGCGACCGGCAAGGTGACGGGGGAGTCGCCCGGGGCGGGGATCAGTCGATCAGCTCGCACGAGCTGATGATCGCGGTCGTGGCCGGCTCGCTCGTGCGGACCTCCCGGTGCAGGGTCACGAGGTCCTCCTGCGCCGGGCCGACCTCGACCTGGAGCACCCCGACCTGCGCGAATCCGGTGTTGAGCGCCTCGACCGTGCAGCGCGCGCTGCGGTCGGCGGGCTTGATCACGTTGAAGGTCACGCTCGTGAGCGCGGGATCGGACACGTCGAAGCCCACGAGCTGATTGTGCACGGTCGGCCGGAACGCACCCCACATGATCCAGGCCATGACGAGCGCGCCGACGATACCGGCCGCCCAGGCGATCCGAACCGTGGTCCGATGCGTCTGCCTGGGGGCTCCGTAGCGATCCTGGAGCGCGGGGGCGGAATGGTCGGCGGGGGTGGGCACCGGCGGATCCTTCGGGGAGGGGTCGATGGAACAATGAGTGGGATGATCGAGGCTCGAATGTCGACGTACCCTAGTGTCCCACCTTTTCTCTGGAGGCCCTGTGGCTGAAGCGGCACTGCGCATGATGGCAGTACACGCCCACCCTGACGACGAAGCGAGCAAGGGGGCGGCCACGATGGCCCGCTACGCCCGCGAGGGGATCGCGGTCCGGGTGGTCACGTGCACGGGCGGCGAGCGCGGCGACATCCTCAACCCGCGCCTGGTCGACGACGGGAACGTGCTGGCGAATCTCACCCGCATCCGCCGCGAGGAGATGGCCACCGCCGCCGCGGCCCTCGGGGTGAGTCACCGCTGGCTCGGCTTCGTGGACTCCGGGCT
The window above is part of the Pseudactinotalea sp. HY158 genome. Proteins encoded here:
- a CDS encoding FKBP-type peptidyl-prolyl cis-trans isomerase; the protein is MSESTPTLPSATGDFGDKPELTFPAAAPPEELVVEVLTAGSGLTVESGQTIEVNYFGQIWGGRVFDNSYDRGSSIEFPIGMGVVIHGWDAGLVGRAIGSRLLLSIPPHDGYGPGGAPRAGIGGDDTLVFVVDILGSH
- the msrA gene encoding peptide-methionine (S)-S-oxide reductase MsrA, which codes for MFATRATRLVSPSDALPGRAEAAFPVPRANIVLGTPLLGPWPEGTRTVVLAMGCFWGAERIFWRLDGVVGTAVGYAGGHTPNPTYEEVCTGRTGHTEAVLVAYDPARVGLERILREFWENHDPTQGFRQGNDRGTQYRSAIYWSGAGDEELVRASREAFNAVVREHGHPDITTELRPAADAGPFYPAEGYHQQYLEKNPNGYCNHGPNGMTCPVGILRQDELPAQRDVRPPAGA
- a CDS encoding AI-2E family transporter, which gives rise to MTSPPDGNPQRADDDLTARSRTVTTRIEPEPEDPVGEVPPESLVTDVELRPDPPRAAGPVPRAVRASASWSWRFIVIVAAAALLVYFAVQLKTVVVPVMVAALVAALLLPVVRFLSDRLRFPQALASLTAMVAALAVAGGLITLAGASIATGMGQLGAKAFDGFHEALRWLSEGPLGLDEDQINAWVDQLGSQLSSNADKILSGALSVTSSVGHVAAGALIALFCLFFFLKDGRGIWMWVVGLFPRNARERVDGAALRSWGSLASYTRTQIMVAFVDALGIGIGAAILGVPLALPLAVLVFLGSFIPIVGAILTGAIAVLVALVDQGFGTALVMLAIVLGVQQAESNLLQPMLMSRALSLHPVGVLLAVATGTLVGGIVGALFAVPIVAVVNTALNYLHGRDPLPPSRREVVAEMTRRWRVTRGSA
- a CDS encoding Bax inhibitor-1/YccA family protein, with translation MAPAHDQEETSMANPYFTSNANFGKSTPNYPIGESPYAQQQVGTIGQDQQFGQVQQSFYGPAATARQTGRMTIDDVIVKSALVIGTVVLAAIASWQLVPASMAMPVLWGGLILGLVLGLVNAFKKEPSPALIMGYAVAEGVFLGLISRVYAANWEGIVMQAIIATFITFAVCFVLFKTRIVKVTGKFAKIAVYATIAYAAFCMINLGVMVFAPGAFGPWGLRSGLMGLLIGAIAVVLASMNLIMDFDQIERGVRNGVDRKYAWSAAFGLTVTLVWLYLEFLRLLAILNRN
- the greA gene encoding transcription elongation factor GreA gives rise to the protein MSESTTWLTQEAFDRLKGEYDHLTGDGRTEIADKIEAAREEGDLKENGGYHAAREEQGRQEARIRQLEQILRHAEVGEAPPDDGIVESGMVVHATVGGEKMTFLLGSREVAGDTTDLDVYSASSPLGKAIVGRATGDTVVYQTPTGRSMTVEIGKVKPFRE
- a CDS encoding DUF4307 domain-containing protein is translated as MPTPADHSAPALQDRYGAPRQTHRTTVRIAWAAGIVGALVMAWIMWGAFRPTVHNQLVGFDVSDPALTSVTFNVIKPADRSARCTVEALNTGFAQVGVLQVEVGPAQEDLVTLHREVRTSEPATTAIISSCELID